ACGTGGTGCCGCTGCCCATGTCCGATGCGGCGGCGGTCGACCCGGAAGAGGCCTTTGTCGCATCGCTCTCGAGCTGCCACATGCTGTGGTTCCTCACCATGGCGGTGAAGCGCAAGTTCAATGTCGACCGCTACTTCGACGCGGCGAGCGGCCTCATGGAAAAGAACGCCGAAGGCAAGCTCGCGATGACGGTGGTCACGCTTCGGCCGGAGGTGAGCTTCTCTGGCGCGAACCTGCCCACGCGCGATCAGGTCGAACACATGCACCACCGGGCGCACGAGGAGTGCTTCATCGCCAACTCGGTGAAGACCGAGGTGCGTTGCGAACCGGTCTTCGCCGCGGTCGCCTGAGGCGCGGCAGGCGGACTTCAGCGCCGCTGCAGCCGCGGATTCTTCGCGAACAGCTCGGCCGCCCAATCCACGAACGCCCGCACCTTCGCGCTCAGGTGGCGGTTGGGCGGGTAGACCACATGGATCGGCAGCGGCTCGCGCTGCCAGTCGGGCAGCACCTCGATCAGTTCGCCGCTTTCCAGCAGCGGCTCGGCCATGAAGGTGATGCACTGTGAAATGCCGAAGCCGCCGAGCACCGCCGCCATGTGGGCGTTGCTCTCGTTGACCGACACGCGGTAGGGGCCGTTGAGCTCGATGTATTCGTCGCCCTTCTTGAACTCGTGCGGGTAGATGCGCCGCGTGCTGCCCGAAAAGTAGCTCACCACGTGGTGCCGCTTCTCGATGTCGTTCGGATGCTGCGGAACGCCGTAGCGCTTGACGTACGCAGGCGACGCCACGGTCACGAAGTGCAGGGTGCCGATGCGCCGGGCCACCAGCGACTGGTCGCTCAGTTCGCCGGCCCGGATCACGCAGTCGACGTTGTCGCTGATGAGGTCGACCGGACGGTCGCTCACGCCCAGGTCGACCTGGATGTCCGGATAGCGGTCGCAGAAGGTGGCCAGCGCGGGCAGGATGATCAGCCGCGCCACCGAAGTGCCGATGTCGATGCGCAGCCGCCCCGTGGGGTTGGCCTGCGCGTTGGTCATGCTGGCCTCGATGTCGTCGAAGTCGTTCAGCAGGCGCGCCGCGCGCTCGAAGTAGGCCGCGCCGTCGGGCGTGACCGTGACGCGCCGCGTGGTGCGGTTGAGCAGCTTCACCCGCAGGCGCGATTCCAGCGCCTGGATCTGCTTGGTGACCGTTCCCTTGGGCAGGGCGAGCGAGTCCGCGGCCCGGGTGAACGTGCCCCGCTTCCACCACGCGGACAAAGATCCGCATTGCCTGGATTTGATCCATTGATGAATGTTCCTGGGAGCCCGGCCATTGCCGAGAGGACGCGGATTCTCACACAAGGTGACAATCCCCCAGCGTTTCCCGGATTGTTAGCCGTTTGGAAACAGAGTAGGGGCAGCTTGCCTGTTTAACGCCACACTGGCCGCCTTATATTTCGACTATCGCCAATCCTCCTGAGGTTGCCTCCATGTCACCCCGTCCGTCGTCCCGCTCTGCCGAAACCGCTGCCCTTGCCGCGGCGCAAGGCGTGGAAGCCGATCTCTCGATCGAGCTGCCCGGCCGCGAGCCCGTGGGCGCCCGGATCTACGGGCTGCGCCCGCGGGGTGAAACGGTGCCGCTGGTGCTGCATTTCCATGGCGGCACCTTCATCTGCGGCAACCTGGACAACGGCCGCAACGTGGCCCGGCTGCTGGCCGGTGCCGGCGCGGTGGTGGTGTCGGTGGACTATCCGCTGGCGCCCGAATCCCCGTTCCCCGAGCCCATCGAGGTGGGCTATGCCGCGCTCGAATGGCTCTACAAGCAGCGCGCGAAGCTCGGCGGCAAGGGTGCCCAGGTGTACCTGGCCGGCGAAGAGGCCGGCGGCAACCTGGCCGCCGGGGTGGCGCTGATCGCCCGCGACCGGGCGCATCCGCCGCTGGCCGGGCAGATCCTGCTGTCGCCCATGCTCGACCC
This genomic window from Variovorax paradoxus contains:
- a CDS encoding OsmC family protein translates to MAQYTAEILWQRGDQDFLGNTYSRRHSLRFDGGAEVPGSSSPHVVPLPMSDAAAVDPEEAFVASLSSCHMLWFLTMAVKRKFNVDRYFDAASGLMEKNAEGKLAMTVVTLRPEVSFSGANLPTRDQVEHMHHRAHEECFIANSVKTEVRCEPVFAAVA
- a CDS encoding alpha/beta hydrolase yields the protein MSPRPSSRSAETAALAAAQGVEADLSIELPGREPVGARIYGLRPRGETVPLVLHFHGGTFICGNLDNGRNVARLLAGAGAVVVSVDYPLAPESPFPEPIEVGYAALEWLYKQRAKLGGKGAQVYLAGEEAGGNLAAGVALIARDRAHPPLAGQILLSPMLDPCAGTASLRKATNDSAECRWATGWEKYLSCPSNAMHPYAVPSGSLRLSALAPALVLVGQDDAMRDEALTFAGRLRAAGIDVTSSVLPGAANWPKALYDPEPSGCKACEASVQQHFREFFSATTPPPVAPKPS